Genomic DNA from Prunus persica cultivar Lovell chromosome G1, Prunus_persica_NCBIv2, whole genome shotgun sequence:
GGGAAATTTTATGGGAGGATCTTCAGATTGGTGAGCGCATTGGCATTGGTAAGCACCCATCTGTTGGTTAAATTTGGTATATGTTTTAGAAACAGGCTCACAATATTTCCTCTCTGGTAGGTTCATATGGCGAGGTATATCATGCAGATTGGAATGGCACTGTAAGTGTTCTTTCCAACACTAATAGTCATTCGTCATATTCCTTTTCCTTGGCTATACATACAAAATTACTTAGCATGTAATATTTTGTTGATCCGTTGATTTAAAGAAATGCTAATATTTGCAACAATTTGATAAATGCTTTTAAACTCTCTTTTCTAACAAAATAGAGAGATACTTTAAAATTGATATCAGCATATTGGttgcatttttcttattggttTTCTTGTTGAAGTAGAAGTGCCAGTTGTTCACATGGTTTGGAATTTCGATGATATCCTCGAAATTTCTCTCCTTGACAAGCACTGATAGTAGATAAAAcatttcccaatttttttaatcatatttcactcaaagtctCTCAACATCGATATTTTGTCAATATTTTGTTGATAGTTTCTGTACTTTCAACGATGATACTTTCGTTAACATCAATATTTGATATGCTGTTTTTTATTGGCATATGTTGGTTTTTGATGATGGCATGAGGCTTGTTATGGTAATTCTGACTGCTATCATTACAAATTGTTTATCGGTCTGTGTTGACTTTTTGCATGACAGGAAGTAGCTGTGAAAAAATTTTTGGATCAAGATTTTTCTGGTGATGCTTTAGTTCAGTTTAAATGTGAAGTAAGCATCAAGACTTGAGTTTGTATATCATATTTGTCGAttatatataagcataaaattcaaattcattggTTTTGTATTAATTATAGTTGATTTTTGGTGTTTGTTCATGCAGGTAGAAATTATGTTAAGACTTAGACATCCCAATGTTGTCCTTTTCATGGGGGCAGTTACTCGCCCTCCCCATTTCTCTATCCTGACAGAGTATCTTCCCAGGTTGATTTCCTTATTACTTGTCCTTTATCAGATTTGTTATATTTCTGAAATTGAATGACCATATGTAATTTAAATCATACAAAGTAATAAagtagaaggaaaaaaaaaactgatgtGTATGCATGCAGTCCAAGATAACTAGGAAAGCCTGTAACTAGGCAAAAATAGGTCTATCAAGCAAAAAATTCCTTTACGGGGGCAGGAACATCATCCAACCAACTAGACGTCCACAACCCTGTTTCCTTGACATTGAGTCATTAGTTATCTGTTTAATCTTATTCTCTTGTTTTGTTCCTTAATCATTCACCTGATACACAGGGGGAGTTTATATAGACTTTTGCATCGTCCCAATTCTCAACTTGATGAAAAGAGGCGAATGCGAATGGCTTTTGATGTGGTAAAacagattttttatatatttctttgtAGTTTTTCCTTTCCGGTTTCTTTTTGATTTCTTAATCAGTGCTCCCTGAATTTATGCAGGCCAAAGGAATGAATTACCTGCATACTAGCCATCCTACTGTTGTGCATCGAGACCTGAAGTCTCCAAATCTCCTTGTTGATAAGAATTGGAATGTGAAGGTCAACTCAAAACCACCACTTGCGTTTTAAGTTTCCCTGATAATGCTTTTTTTagtcatttatattttttcctctttcaatATAGATAGATTGATATTGATATCTCTATTGGTGGGAGAAAAATTGATTATTCTTTCTCAAACATCTTGTTTATATTGTGGTGCAGGTTTGTGACTTTGGGTTGTCACGTACAAAGCACCATACTTTTCTGTCTTCGAAGTCTACTGCTGGGACGGTAATATTTGTTCAATATGAAtcttgaaaacaaagttgaaTACCCTATCATATGATCAATATCTCataaaaaggattttttaCAAGAATAGAAACTCAAGTacccttttgttttatgtACTCATTGCGTACTATTGGAGTGCAGCCCGAGTGGATGGCACCGGAAGTTTTAAGGAATGAACCAGCTAATGAGAAGTAAGTTGCCGGAAGGTGGATGCATTTTGGGAATTTTCGTTCTGGAGGTTACCATTACAATAAGCTTTGCTTGTTGCTTGCTTGCAGGTGTGATGTGTACAGTTTTGGTGTCATCTTATGGGAACTGGCTACTTGCTGCGTCCCATGGAAAGGATTGAATCCAATGCAGGTTGTAGGAGCGGTTGGATTCCAAAATAGGCGTCTTGAAATTCCAGAGGACATGGATCCAGTGGTTGCTGAGATAATACGTGATTGTTGGCAAAGGTAAGTTCTACACTCTTTAGGCAAAAATAGGGAGTCTGTAGAGAGCCAAGTTTCTTAGAAATTGAACCTGAACAGCTTGACTTATACCATAACTGAGCTTGGCTAATCCAGATTTGCTCCGTTTGCAGAGAGCCAAATCTACGGCCTTCGTTCTCGCAACTCATGGTCCGTCTCCGACGTCTTCAACGCCTTGTTGGAAGAACAAACTCTACAAACCAAACGACTGAataaccccaaaaaagaaaaaactttacCGTGTTAAtaattgaagttgaagttgttcCTTGTCTCGAAGAGCGGGGGCAGCATATAAGTTTTTGTCTTCAAtgcaagaaggaaaaagagaatgCTGGATTTGGAAGTGTTGGCTCAGTCAAAGTGGGGGCTCAGCACAACCTATACGGAAAAGAAGAGTGGAAAACCCTCCTAAATTAATAGACTGCATAAGAAGGGCAGTGGAGGTCCCATTGAAGACCAGTCTCTCTAGTAGTAGTAGTAATAGTAGGTTGTATCAAATCTGcatgtaagaaaaaaaaaattgtagaaaaaaaagaagaaaaaactgaaaaagaaaggaagaaagaaactaaTAATTCTTAATTCTGCTACTGTGGAGATCTCATTTGGGAATTGTAAACATCTGATCTCTGCATATGTTATTGTGAAAAGAGTAAATACAtttggaggaagaaagaagaaagaggaagaattTATGTGCAATCCAGAACTAACATTATTTGTCATTGTACACCTTTAAATAAACTtcaatttaaatcaaaataataaccCCAATATttctattaaaataaataaataataaaaatatctcTGAATtggattgagagagagagcaagagGCCAATAACAGTTCAGAGTTTCAGTACAGAGAGATCATCGCACAGTACCGCCATGGCCTCTGCTGTTCTGTACACATCACCAAAACCACCTCCACCGACTCTCCTCTTTCCCTCCGCACCAACCATTTCAACTCCAAGCTTCAGGTATCACCGCCGCCACTGCAGTagaattcccaaaatacccttGTCGTCCTCGTTCAGAAACGGAAGCAACAGCCCGGCGGAAACAGGGTGCCCTGTGCCGCCGGAGCAGCAGCCTATAAACGAGTTCCAGAATCTGTCGACCTCCTTTCCCTTCTCCTGGGCCTCCGGCGACCTCATAGAGTACTGCTCTCGACTGATTGCAACTGGGTCTTCTTTTGCTCTGCTTGTTGGCCTCCCGGTTGCCTCGGTCGGTGCCTTGGGCGCCCAATCGGAGCCGTTGAAGCAGTCTCTGTACGCAGTTTCAAGTGGGTTTCTTGTGGTCACTCTTGCCGTCGTGAGGATGTACCTGGGTTGGGCTTATGTGGGCAATCGCTTGCTTAGCGCCACTGTTGAATGTAAttgctctgtttctctctctgtttcaaCCGTGTTCCTGATTTTGAATCATTGACTGATATTGAGTTGCTGATGGGGTTTtctgctcttcttctttctggtTACAGATGAAGAGACTGGATGGTACGATGGCCAGGTAAATAGGTTTTTTTAAGCTTGCCTTTGTAGAATCAGAAATGCAATTTCTTTTAGAAGTTGGAAGTTTGGCTTTTCAAAGTTAAGGCCTGAATGAGATTTCCTTGGCAGATGTGGGTGAAGACTGCCGAGGTTTTGGCTCGTGACCGGCTACTTGGTTCATTTGCTGTGAGTTATTGACATTACACAGATAGattgatttctttatttttcccagaaaatgaaaatcagaGCTTGTTGCTGACAAAACATCCTTTTttaggagaagaaaatgactGGATGGTTGTTTTGCCTTGATTTTGTTCAACAGGTTACGCCTGTGCTGGGCAGATTGAAGGTCACACTGGTATGCCTTGCGGCAGCCATACTTTCATGCGTTGTGCTCCTCATTTCCATTGATGGAGGAGGccaaactgaagaagctggCAATAGGGTTATACATGGAGTTTACAGTGACGAATCTGCAAGATCATTCGAGCCTGACGCCTTCTGTGGCGAAGCTGGCCTTCCCTAATTCTCAGCCATTCAACAACTGCAACGCGATATGTATATGCTCTGTCCATAGTTAGTGACAAACAAGTCAAAAGGTATAGGACAAGAATTTGTATGTgttttgcctctctctcttgaTGATTTGTATTTAAATTAGCGTagcttttatatataattagaattatccttcaaataaatatatttccttgtTAGGCAAACTGCTACTTGTAAACATTCAATTCTTGGGGAAACAAAAACCAACTTTTACACTAGCATGCATAATGGCTTATTCCACACCCAAGCTTAAAGTTCAACTATTGAGAATTTGGTCCCAAAAAGAAGATTCTCAAAAGAATGGAGTTCGGTAACTTAAATTACCAAGCATTCTCATTTCTAGTGTCGGTGCCACCCAAATGGTTGGAAACCTACCATCCCCACCAATAAGGGAGGAGGCCCTACCTCAAGGCTGGCTGGTGGTGGTATTGTCTTCCCAAAAGTTCATCAAAATAAGATAACATTGAGTTTGACTATCACCATCGTGAAGATTGTTGCCCCTCAACATTTCATGTCAACCTGTATGACAATGAAAGATATTCGAAAATCCATGTAACAGTAAATTTAAAAGTTACTCTTTCGCCATAAAATTCAGTGACGCTTTAAAGAAACACACGTGGTctatgaaatttgaactcGTAAGTCTCCTCTAACAAAGTGAAAAAACCGAGTACCGCTGGCCCAAGTGGTCACGGGACATTTGATGTGGTCGCTTACATTTTATGATGAGAAGTTACATACAGACAACATAACTACTCTGGCGGGTAAGTTTATGAAGTAAGTTACAAACCCAACAACAAACGAAGCCAACCGTTTTGTAAGGACGGAAAGAGAGAATAAAAAAGGTTAGAAAAAGATGGCGAAGGAGGCAAAGACAATTAAGTGAGGAAGGCGGTGGGCCCACTGAGGGGCTGAATCTCAGAGAGGTTCATGCACTTTGCCCTGTTTTCGCCTTCTCCTTCATCGTTTgcaaaatgagaaaaagaaagtcttaacaaaaaattaaaaaaaatcaaaagatattaaaattttgatcggttttcattttttttcttcattttttcagTCAAAATATAATCAACCAGTTATTGTGTCTCGACAACAATGAAGAATAACAAGACCAATAAGAATAGCtcctcttcgtcttcttcttcttcttattattcttgttctctctctttctccttctcttcaaCTTCTTCCTGTTCCTTGTCACCGAATTTTACCTTACTGGGGCGGTCTCATATTTTCCTCAGCTATCACCATCCTCTGCAGGTCAGTAGCATAAGATCTTTGCTCAAAGCTCTAATCTTTGTTGACCCAAATGCATTATGTGGGGTTTGgatcttgttttctttcaatGTATCAACGAATTTTATGGAAAGCCCATTTGGGTATTGTCTGCTAGCGAGATAATCTTTGGCAAGTCTTAAAGATTGGAATTTTAAGCCACCCATTTCCTCAAAGTAAACATAATTGATGTGATTCAGTGTTTCTCAGCTTAAAGTTGCATTGCTGGAAGCAGATGTTTCCTTTTCTGAGCTAAATTTTAAGACTTGGGTATTTTCGGCCTGCAATGTATTTTTCAGGAAGTAAAAATCAAACCATTAAAGCGAACAGtaatctttcatttttagtttatgTATCATAGACTAACTAATCTTTCTGATTCTTTTTAAAGAAGGCTTTGCATTGTATTTATGGCAGATTGAACTGATTTGCTTATTGTATTGGGAGACAAAATTAGAATGTCTGAGGGTGTAGTTTGACATTGGGATGCTTCtccataaaattttaaacagAGCATATGCAGCACATTAGATTTCCTGTAATGGAGGTAAAAGAAGCTTATGACGTTGAGCATATGAGGTCTACACAGAGTATCCAGCATGAGCTGTGGCCTCTTGATGAAATTGATCCAAAGAAGGCAAAATTTCCCTGTTGTTTAGTTTGGACTCCTCTCCCAATAGTCTCTTGGTTGGCACCATTCATTGGACATGTTGGCATTTGCAGGGAGGATGGAGCTATTTTAGATTTCGCAGGTTCCAATTTTGTGAATGCCGATGATTTCGCATTTGGTGCTGTAGCCAGATATCTACAGCTTGATAGAACACAGGTACTGTGTCATGTTGTTCTCACATTCGCCATATTGTGTAATAATTTTGTGCTCCCTCCCCCTTCCTCCCGGCTCTCTAAACACAAACTCGTAAGGGTATTCATTAGTTTGATCTAAAATTGTTTGTGAAAGGCATTTAAATGCATCTTAAAAGTACTTGCTTAGATGAACAGCAATTAGAACTGTAGCCAAATCAAGCATTTGTCTATTTGCTTGTTACTTTGGAAGAAAGAACTAGAATTGACTTCTTAACCTGTTGATcctttgacaattttgtaatgGAATCTGAAATGTCAAAACAGTGTTGTTTCGCCGCAAATCTGGGTGGCCACACTTGCAAGAGTGGCTACAAGCATGCAGAGTTTGGGACGGCAATCACATGGGACGATGCCCTGCAGTCAAGTTCACGGCACTTTGAACACAAAACCTACAACCTTTTCACTTGCAACTGCCATTCTTTCGTAGCCAACTGTCTGAATCGGATATTCTATAGTGGATCAATGAGTTGGAACATGATCAATGTGGCAGGCTTAGTACTGCTCAAGGGGCAATGGGTTGACTCCATGTCCGTCTTGAGGTCGTTCCTCCCTTTTCTATTGGTGCTCTCTCTAGGTGTTTTCATGGTTGGATGGCCTTTCTTGGTTGcgcttctctctttctctctcctcctcctggTGTGGTTTCTACTGGGCAGTTATTGTTTCAAGACCTTGTTAGAGTGCTAGTTCCTGTTTTCACACTAACAGCTTGGAGG
This window encodes:
- the LOC18792235 gene encoding protein REVERSION-TO-ETHYLENE SENSITIVITY1, whose product is MQHIRFPVMEVKEAYDVEHMRSTQSIQHELWPLDEIDPKKAKFPCCLVWTPLPIVSWLAPFIGHVGICREDGAILDFAGSNFVNADDFAFGAVARYLQLDRTQCCFAANLGGHTCKSGYKHAEFGTAITWDDALQSSSRHFEHKTYNLFTCNCHSFVANCLNRIFYSGSMSWNMINVAGLVLLKGQWVDSMSVLRSFLPFLLVLSLGVFMVGWPFLVALLSFSLLLLVWFLLGSYCFKTLLEC
- the LOC18791727 gene encoding uncharacterized protein ycf36, with the protein product MASAVLYTSPKPPPPTLLFPSAPTISTPSFRYHRRHCSRIPKIPLSSSFRNGSNSPAETGCPVPPEQQPINEFQNLSTSFPFSWASGDLIEYCSRLIATGSSFALLVGLPVASVGALGAQSEPLKQSLYAVSSGFLVVTLAVVRMYLGWAYVGNRLLSATVEYEETGWYDGQMWVKTAEVLARDRLLGSFAVTPVLGRLKVTLVCLAAAILSCVVLLISIDGGGQTEEAGNRVIHGVYSDESARSFEPDAFCGEAGLP